Proteins encoded within one genomic window of Manduca sexta isolate Smith_Timp_Sample1 chromosome 18, JHU_Msex_v1.0, whole genome shotgun sequence:
- the LOC119189652 gene encoding uncharacterized protein LOC119189652 has protein sequence MDDSSVITPCDDGSCCCVSNRSTAVALIDMLASEDSCECDELMEYVNSIRQLLVTLFQMANTLLLLAAMVESAFLVQIYIWYVLGFVIMGLVVSLLGFLFKLRVEKLWTSINFVSEVAFLFVIFRCLPIVDLYRKRVEVK, from the exons GTGACGACGGCTCGTGCTGCTGCGTATCCAACAGGAGTACG gcaGTAGCACTGATAGATATGTTGGCAAGTGAAGACAGTTGCGAATGCGACGAGCTGATGGAGTATGTTAACTCGATCAGGCAGCTACTCGTCACGCTGTTCCAGATGGCAAACACGCTGCTTCTTCTCGCCGCTATGGTT GAGAGCGCGTTTCTAGTACAAATATACATATGGTATGTCCTTGGTTTTGTCATAATGGGCCTCGTCGTGTCTCTACTTGGTTTCTTGTTCAAACTGAGGGTTGAGAAATTGTGGACTTCTATTAATTTTGTGTCGGAAGTCGCATTTCTTTTTG TAATATTCCGATGTTTGCCGATAGTGGATTTGTACAGAAAACGCGTCGAAGTCAAGTGA